One part of the Magnetococcus sp. PR-3 genome encodes these proteins:
- the hypD gene encoding hydrogenase formation protein HypD codes for MDPAVIEQKLQALKRLNLSEPVRVMNLCGGFARFWAESDWYQALSDVVRIMPGPGCPVCICPEAEIRAAMHLAVREKVILAAFGDMLSVPISYGAAGYATLDGVRHDGADVVAVANPQEAVALAEQNPHREVVFFASGFETVSAPLAAQFLSGAPDNFSILNALRLSWPAVDRMLSTQGERPFNAIIAPGHVAAIVGSECWRFAVTQYGVPVSISGFSDDSFLASLDAVVRQVATSKPKLDIQDHHRIKPKGNTYALTCLNNVFDVSSVHWRGIGKVPDSGYALHEPWQNRDVRNRFKSLATFMPESGDMPHDCLCASIVMGKNAPHDCLRYAQDCQPDSPVGPCMASVDGACRIMWERQHPEIV; via the coding sequence ATGGATCCTGCGGTTATAGAGCAGAAACTTCAAGCGCTTAAGCGGCTAAACCTATCTGAGCCCGTTCGGGTTATGAACCTGTGTGGTGGCTTTGCCCGGTTTTGGGCTGAGAGTGACTGGTACCAAGCTTTAAGCGATGTTGTCCGTATTATGCCAGGTCCTGGCTGCCCTGTGTGCATCTGTCCAGAGGCAGAAATTCGTGCAGCCATGCACTTAGCCGTACGTGAAAAGGTTATTTTGGCAGCATTTGGGGATATGTTATCTGTTCCCATCTCCTATGGTGCCGCAGGATATGCCACGTTGGATGGTGTACGTCATGATGGTGCAGATGTGGTGGCGGTGGCCAATCCGCAGGAGGCTGTCGCGCTGGCGGAACAGAACCCGCATCGCGAGGTGGTCTTTTTTGCCAGTGGTTTTGAGACCGTATCGGCACCCTTAGCCGCCCAATTTCTAAGTGGTGCGCCCGATAATTTCTCCATTTTAAATGCGTTACGGTTAAGCTGGCCTGCTGTGGATCGTATGTTATCCACCCAGGGTGAGCGTCCCTTTAATGCCATTATTGCCCCAGGCCATGTTGCCGCCATTGTGGGTTCTGAGTGCTGGCGTTTTGCCGTAACCCAATATGGTGTGCCTGTCTCGATTAGTGGTTTTTCTGACGATAGTTTTTTGGCGTCGTTGGATGCTGTTGTACGGCAGGTGGCGACGAGCAAGCCCAAGTTGGATATTCAGGATCATCATCGTATTAAACCCAAGGGAAACACCTACGCCTTAACCTGCTTAAATAATGTTTTTGATGTAAGTAGTGTACATTGGCGAGGGATCGGTAAAGTGCCCGACTCTGGTTATGCCTTGCATGAGCCCTGGCAGAACCGCGATGTAAGAAACCGCTTTAAAAGTTTGGCGACCTTTATGCCTGAAAGCGGCGATATGCCCCATGACTGCCTGTGTGCTTCCATTGTCATGGGTAAAAATGCCCCCCACGACTGCCTGCGTTATGCTCAGGATTGCCAGCCCGATAGCCCTGTTGGGCCCTGTATGGCTTCCGTCGATGGTGCTTGTCGAATTATGTGGGAGCGCCAGCACCCCGAGATAGTGTAG
- a CDS encoding class II glutamine amidotransferase, whose product MCELFGMTSRLAATINFSLEEFARHGGLDGPHKDGWGIAFYEDYDALIMRAPEPASESKLVKYIEKNSFQSDLILSHIRKATQGEICLKNTHPFRRELGGRLHIFAHNGELQNIQNHPDYRLGMFRPIGTTDSEHAFCLLMECLTEPWMDPKAPSLEQRLDVILKFARRLDRLHPEVQANFLYSDGEYMFAHGHVRRQDSDGVIRAPGLYTVCRSCHPNVSKRPRPITGIRMQTAQPDGEMQHAALIASVPLTDETWEPLVRGEVVVMKNGKIIQRAHA is encoded by the coding sequence ATGTGTGAACTGTTTGGTATGACCAGCCGATTGGCGGCAACCATAAACTTCTCGTTGGAGGAGTTTGCCCGTCATGGTGGCTTGGACGGCCCCCATAAGGATGGCTGGGGGATTGCCTTTTATGAAGACTATGACGCCCTGATCATGCGCGCGCCGGAACCAGCCTCTGAGAGTAAACTGGTTAAGTATATTGAGAAGAACTCCTTTCAGAGTGATCTTATTCTCTCGCACATTCGCAAAGCCACCCAAGGGGAGATCTGCCTTAAGAACACCCACCCTTTCCGGCGGGAACTGGGCGGACGCTTACACATTTTTGCCCATAATGGTGAGCTACAAAATATTCAGAACCACCCGGATTATCGCCTGGGCATGTTCCGCCCTATTGGCACCACAGACTCAGAGCACGCTTTTTGTCTGTTAATGGAGTGCCTGACCGAACCCTGGATGGACCCTAAAGCCCCCTCCTTAGAGCAACGCCTGGATGTTATTTTAAAGTTCGCCCGCCGTTTAGATCGCTTACACCCTGAAGTTCAAGCTAACTTTCTCTACAGCGATGGTGAATATATGTTTGCCCACGGTCATGTACGCCGTCAAGACAGTGATGGTGTTATCCGTGCGCCTGGTCTTTATACCGTCTGCCGCAGCTGCCACCCCAACGTGAGCAAACGCCCCCGCCCCATTACCGGCATTCGTATGCAAACCGCCCAGCCCGATGGCGAGATGCAGCATGCGGCCTTAATCGCCAGCGTACCATTGACCGATGAAACCTGGGAGCCCCTGGTCCGTGGTGAGGTCGTGGTGATGAAAAATGGCAAGATTATACAACGGGCCCATGCTTAA